From Deinococcus sp. HSC-46F16, the proteins below share one genomic window:
- a CDS encoding DinB family protein has protein sequence MNLPDLYAYLVRARRDLWATLEGVPDEVLSRPLLDGERFHCIKDLVAHTAAVEDGWIHYTVLRDTPVEDSFPAIKAAGDGPVYAAFPLPELLDYWRAVEASTLAYLATLGDADLERVVEDAPGEHFKLDGLLWHRLLHEVRHTAQIAALLRTQGIRPPPLDLFFYLPNVYRA, from the coding sequence ATGAACCTCCCCGATCTTTACGCCTACCTCGTCCGCGCCCGCCGCGACCTGTGGGCCACGCTGGAGGGCGTGCCGGACGAGGTGCTGTCGCGCCCACTGCTGGACGGCGAACGGTTCCACTGCATCAAGGACCTGGTGGCGCACACGGCAGCGGTGGAAGACGGCTGGATTCATTACACGGTCTTGCGGGACACGCCCGTGGAGGACAGCTTCCCGGCCATCAAAGCCGCCGGGGACGGCCCGGTTTACGCGGCCTTCCCCCTCCCGGAGTTGCTGGACTATTGGCGGGCGGTCGAGGCGAGCACCCTGGCCTACCTCGCCACACTCGGGGACGCCGATCTGGAGCGGGTCGTGGAGGACGCGCCGGGGGAGCACTTCAAGTTGGACGGCCTGCTGTGGCACCGTCTGCTGCACGAGGTCCGGCACACGGCGCAGATCGCGGCGCTGCTGCGGACGCAGGGGATTCGGCCACCCCCACTGGACCTGTTCTTCTACCTCCCGAACGTCTACAGGGCCTGA